cccacagagtccataagactgttctatacatcagtgtctcttttgctgaatGATACAATAGAAACTTATCAAGTTGCAATGACCATACTAATTGAATTAGGTAAGAATCATCAATGGAAACTAAAATCAATGGGTTAAAAGAAACTCCCTCTTAAGGGAATAAGAGCAAGAGAGACCTACAATCTTAAGGTATCATGTCGCAGATTACTCATTCATAATAAAGGGGAAAGGAGTACCTCtacaataataaattttaatggaAACCTTTTTAAACCAAACCATTAAATTTAACATTAGCAATAATGGAACAAATTGATGTATTATGCCTCCTGCTGtgattttctgaaagaaataacACAATGTCACTTAAAGTAGCCATCTGAGCCAAAGATGTTTAACCTGAATTTAATCACAAGGAGTTAGACAAATGGAAACTGAAAGATCTTCTATAACATAACGAACCATGTTCTTTTTAAATGCCAATATCATCAAAGACTGAAAAAGGCTGGGGAAAAGACTTTAAATTATGTATACTAAAGGGAAATGTCAATTAAATATCATGCTTAGTTAGCTCTtagataaaaaacaaagcaaaaataacctaTAACACACATTATTGGGGACAATTGAGGATATTTAAATGAGGGTTATGTGTTCATCACTAAAACTGAGTCAATGCTAGAATTTACTGAGTGAATAGTTGCATTACGATTGtatagaaaaacatctcctttctTAGGGGACTTAAGCCAGGCTGTTTAAAGTGTCATGATGGATTGTGAGGAGTCATTTTCCCAATGAGATGGcattgtgtacgtgtgtgtgtgtgggcggggGGGTTTCCCAAAGTTAAACACAGTTCAGTTTAATGGTGACAATGGCCATGTTTTTCTTGTATGCCTTTCTATCTCTAATATCTAGGGTAACAAATGACACACAGTTGTTCAAACAATATGCACTGAATGACTCAACAAATCTGAGAATAAGAGTGACAAGCaagaatttaataaatgaaaaataagtacaGGTAATGTATGCAGTCAAACTCCTAGATGCATATATTTCTCTCTTCTGGGAATATCCCTGTCTAGTCTCTGTCTCTAGTTCAATATATTTCTTACACCtcttcctcagttttctcttttctgcctGAACAAATTGTTCTTATTCCCAGGTCACAATACAAGGGCTAGGCTGGAAGTGAAGGACAAATTGATACCCAACAACTgagtttcaaaaatattaaaagctaaCTTATTAAACACCACTTTATAGACATTACCTCATGTCATTCAGACCAAAGTCCCATGATCAAGGATCTCAATTTTTTAGGGTAGATAAATGGGAAATTTTAGATTCAGCAGAGAATAAGTTACTTATTCTCTGCTGAGTCTAAAATAAAGATCTCAGCTGATAAATGGCAAAAGAAGAATACTTTGCAAATTTATATATTCTCTGTTATCTTTATGAATATAACcatatttgtacattttttccaaaaaattagaattttgatttttaatttgtctgtttttctactctatgatttttttttatatattttctctggtgcattttctgctttattaatttctttctcatttttggaattaataatttaatttatattcatgtttatttttgagATATTTACATGCAGTGAAATGAACAGATAGCAAGTATGCAGTTGGATCAGTTTGAAAAATGAACACCCTGTGTAGCCTatacccaaaaaaagatgtaaaatatttcCATAACTGAGAATGTTCCTTCTTGCCCATTGCTCACCCCCACCTCCAAATCActactgtttattaatttttaaccaTAGATGAGTTTTGTCTGTGGTTGATCTTCATATGAATTTAAGGGACAAGTTTTTCTCTCTGAGGTAATTACCAGTAATCTTAGTTCATCCATGCTCTCTTCTGTTGGTACAAAAGCATGAATGTAATATacaatgtgctcagtcatgtctgactctcttctgCCCCCCAACACCCCACTGCAATCCACCAATATGTGGTTCTTTGCTATAAGTACTGTATCCTCACAGCTCGGTCATGATATCAATATTCTCAATATTTCACTATAATGGCTTggggataggaaaaaaaaaaagcttcccttGGAAGTTTAAAAATACCTCTCTTTCTGCCTTTCAAGATGATGAATCAGTTAACATCATCTGTTTTCAAACACAACCTGAATCCACTTATTTATCAAGCACTTTCAAAATTGATATCTTCaacatattcttttttgttgttgttcactagCCCTCCCTCTTCTGCCAAATCCTGTTCCTTGAATACAagtaaaatttccaaatattataTTGGCTATGAGAAAATCTTATTGTTTGATAAAAACGACCAAAATGCCTCAAACATTCTCaggtacaaatatatattttgtaagtAACAGTGCATTTTGTCtctagaggagaaaaagaaataacacagaGCTCATGACAACTTTTCCTCTGGTTCACTTCTTCCTCTCCGTGGAAATCTCCTTTGTTGGGGTGACTACTTTCCCCTAAGCACCTTCCTCAGTGCATTCTTCACATCCTTGTTCCTTAAACTGTAGAtcaaggggttcagcatggggatcaCGGTGGTGTAGAACACGGAGGACACTTTTTCCTGTTCCATAGTATTGCTCGAAGTGGGCTTGAAATACATGAATGTTATAGACCCGAAAAAGATAACCACAGCCATGAGATGGGAGCTGCAAGTGCCAAAGGCTTTGGACCGTCCCTTGATGGAGTGAATACAGAGGATGCTAGAGAGGATGAACGCATAAGAGATGAGTACAGCCAGTGTCGGTGCCAAGGTATTAACTCCTCCAATAATAAACAACAGTATCTCATTAATGCGGGTGCTGGAGCAAGAGAGACTCAACAAGGGAAGAATATCACAAAAATAATGACTGATAACATGAGACCCACAGAAGGACAACATTGACATGCGGGTAGTATGAACTGTGGCCCCAAATAAGCCCAGTGAATATACTACACCCATCATTATGGAACAGACCCTATGGGACATGATAATATTGTAATGCAGTGGGCTGCAGATTGCAACATAACGATCATACGCCATGGCAGTGAGAAGATAACCTTCTGCTATTACAAAAATAAGGAAGAAGTAAAGCTGAGCCATGCATTCCAGGAAGGAAATAACATTCTTTTCTAACACAAAGTTCACCAGCATCTTTGGAGTAATGACAGAGGAGTAGCAGAGATCAATGAAtgacaaatggctgagaaaataaTACATTGGAGAGTGAAGTTGAGAACTGATAGCGATTAAGAAGATCATGCCCAGGTTCCCCACCACGGTGACCACATATATTCCAAGGAACAGGAGGAAGAGTGGCAACTGAAGCTCTGGGCATTTCGTTAACCCTTCAAGGATAAATTCACTCACTGAAGAATGATTCAAAGTAGTCATTCCTTACAAGATATTATCTGCAGAAAGAAGTGAGACAAAATAGGTGCATTAGAGCTATTTTCTGATTCCCAAAGCAGCATGAAAGGTCCTGTCTTGATTGGGTCCATCTTTCATCTGTCCCATGTCTTTGTCCTTTCCAGTGATCTCTTAAAAGCTCAAGGACATGGTACTGATcaacctacttgcagggcaggagtagagatgcagatataaaaaatggacttgtggacatagctggggcaggagagggtggggcaaattgagaaagtagcattgacatatatacactaccatgtataaaatgggCTCCTCTGGCAGCTTAtctggtgaaaaatctgcctgcaatgtgggagacctgggttccatccctggattgggaagatctcctggagacaggaacagctacccactccagtattcttgcctggagaattccatgggctgtatagtttatggggttgaaaatagtcagacacgactgaacaactttcactttcatgtgtaaaatggatagctagtgggaagctatcCATTTTACACGTGGTACTGTATAGAcatcaatgctactttctcagttagTATAGCCAGCATTGTAGAGCCCATCCTGGGCACTCTATGATGACCTAAAgtggttggggtgggagggagtctCTAGAGGGATGGGATATACATATaagtatcactgattcaatttattgtatggcagaagccagcacaacattgtaaagcaattatcctccagttaaaaataaataataatttaaaaagaataagaatctaccaaaaaacaaaaacaaacaagcactGAAAGACAAAGACTAGAAGTATAACCCAGAGCCTTGGTGCTAACACTCAAATACCTGCCCTGTAAGTCATAGCCTTTTCATTTTACTCCAGGCTTAAGCCAACAACTACctcactttgaaaaaaaaaaaagcacaaacttTTAAGATCTAATTAGTCTTTCTTTAATATACTTAAAGGAATGTTGCCCATCCCTTTCTCTGACATATATGAATAAGAACCTTCAAATTTGGTTGAAACATGGCTTCTAATCTAGCTCTAATGAAATGAAAGTCATCCTTTTCAATATCTCAACCCATCTATATGAATCATCATAATATTCTCTGAAACTGGGAATCTAGAAACATAATaaacttattaaagagattgtttaTACAAAAAGAAATTCAATCAGTGCCTTTAATCAATTCAGATTCCCACTTATCTCTCTATTGTTCTCTGGATGGAAGACTTTAGTTAAGCCAGGGAACTcttttcatcctctgtcagcaGATGTGGTTAACAGAAATAAGGTGCCAAAGGCTGTTCTTAGGctgtattttaaaactttcttgtTCAAGGAACAGCAAAGAAGGAAGATTAGCTTTCAGGTATACTTCCTGAGCCATCAACAAATCAGTGTTTTATCCCTGGCTCTTCCCTACTGTCCGTAATCAGAGGCCAAACTTGCACTGAACTTTCTCTCTCAAAGCTGTTATATCAGAACTGGGGATTTCTCCTCCACTGACTTAGTTTCCTCTAAAGAGGAATCAGGGGAAAGAGATTCCTGCTTTCAGTGCATGCACTCTTTATTACCTAAAGGAATCAAGCTTAATAACTGTTCcattgagtgaaaaaaaaaaatcaatggagaAAAATTTCTGTACATAGAGTGATAcagaatttgattttattttgcatgaaaaataaaaacaaatttggtTTTGTCACGAGCAAAAATTTATGAAACTttgctttaaatttattttctctctctaccTTCCACAACATGCTGAGGGTGCTCAATACACGTGTTGATTAAAAGGCTTAATTACACAGGGTCATTATCTTTGAGAGCACATGAGAATAAATATCTTTTGAAATCGCTTAGATGTGGAACCTaaagtatgacacaaatgaacttatttgtgagacagaaacacactccagacagaaaacaaacttgtggttccaaaggggaaggaggtaggggagggataaattaggagtttggcatTAGCAGACATGCACTattgaatataaaatagataaacaacaaggtccatactgtacagcacagggaattatatttaatatcctgtaataaacagcaatggaaaagaaaaataaagaatatatgaggaaaaaaaaaacatggttcTGAATTGAGAAAATTAGATAAAACTTAAGAAAAGAGAATCAGAGTTGCCAGGATAAAACTCAAAGTAACCAGATTAGCAAAAACCATGAAATTCTAACATCTCCAGGTAGATGCTCTGAATTTGTCTGAATAGAATTCAGACTGAAGGCGGTGGTTTTTGTTATTCAAACCAAATCAACGCTCCATGAAAGGGAGAGGTGGGACATTTTGGGTTGAGATTCACTTTGGGTTGAGTACTACAGTTTTTAATAGGCTCACACATAAACTgactaaaattctttttttaatcccaaaTAATACTAAAGTCATTACCAGTAAGAAGGGTTGTCCAGAGGTCAGAACCAAAAAAAGATTGTTTTCCTTGTCCAGATATTCCTGCTGATGTTGAGACTCAAGTTGCTGATCTGTCAAGTAAACAAAGCCCATTATTATATTATGCTTTGATGGAATCCAGTAGAATAAGAAAAGCAATATTATATGCATTAACTCTTCACTTGTTTAGAGATATTTATCTAGTAACTTACAATTTACCATGAAACTGAAGGTAAGTAAAAAtaccttgaaaagtgaaagtcattcagtcaagtccaactctttgtgaccccatggactctattgtccatggaattctccaggccagaatactggagtgggtagcctttcccttctccagtggatcttcccaacccagggatcaaatagggtcttctgcattgcaggcagattctttaaactgagcaatcagggaagccccaaataccTTGAAGACACCAATATAAATGTCACACTATCATTTAATAAAAGTTTTCCATTTGTCAATCCACTTAGGTTTCTCTTAGTGCCCTGTTATTCTTTTCCTTAAGAAATACTTCTAACAAACGTGGAGGAGATCAGAATGAAGTCAGAATTTTAAAAGGGGAGGGGAGACATGAGAAAGAAGCCTCAGGATAGCAAGAAGAGCAGCTTAATAGCAAAAAAGGAGGCCTCCAGAAGagtgcttaaaaaaacaaaaggaaaaaatcctcAAACTGTGTAGATATATAGGACTCAAGAAAATTTGAATATATCAAAATGCAGATACATGCAAAAATACCTCATGTGCATAAAAATAATTGCCCTGAATCACCAaaagaaagttaatttttaatatatttaactcAAAATGCCAGGGGAGCATGAAATGCAATATTTAAATTTCCTATCAAAGTAATTCAGTAAATGAAACAAGAATAATGAGATATTTACATATGTGAGATTTTTACTGGAAGTGAAATGTTATTATGccaaatgaaatgaaagtgaatAGCTACTATATATGTAGGTAATAGGCTTCTCTgtggggagagaaaaaaagacagtaCTTTGTTTCCCTTTGAATTTCTCTCCCCCATAGCTAGTGGTCTAGGATGctactatttttaaacttttataataCAACCAATAGTGCAGGCAGAAATGTGCCAGCTCCTATCCTTGGAGACCATAAATGGAAGTAGGATCATTAACTACTCAAGGATGTAAGAATACTGCTCCTTATATCCTTCATCAAGTTACCCATAAaagattcaaaattaaaatttaagtatCTATACAGTATAagtgtgcttcccttgtggctcagctggtaaattatccacctgcaatgcaggagatgtgggttccatccctgggttgagaagatcccctggagaagagaaaggctatccactcctgtattctggcctggagaatcccatggactgtagcatttgcatatgtgtatgtctgtgtgtatgtgtctgtatgcctaattaattttttttaactctaaagtTTTGTGTTCTTTAACGGAGATACACAAATCTAAGAAAACTCTTCTTGCAAAGGCCTACTTTTTTAACGCAGAATTATTTAGGGCAGATATTGATTTGCTATTTTCTCTCACTGAAAAATAACATAACACTAATAACATTTTCCTAAATGAATTTGTTGCAGGATCTGGAATACAGAGTTATAGTTATGGGAGAAATCCTGTTCTTATTCTTTCTAcaatgtaactttatttgagagagaagaataaaattgTCTTAATACCCGAATCTCAAATACTACTGGGAAAGTAGATGCCTGTCCCTTTAGGATCTGATGGAGTGGGTATTTTTGTCAAGAAAGTGGAATTCATAAAGTTTAATCTTTTGGGTAGAGAATGAAGCTTAATTCTTCATAGAAGTCAAATATTGTGGAAAGGAGATAttcctctttgtttctttatCCAAAGCAAATGTTATAAAATATCTGTATGATTTAGAACAAAATCTTTATTAATTTCAAGTCTTAAATGCTATGATTGTATAATGACACACAGAGTCTGAAGAGGGGGCTAAGAGCACTTTGTATAGAGTCTGTGTGACTAAAGCAAGTCACTTACCCTCTCTGAATCTTTGTTTCCTCAACTAGGAAGAGTAACTATGAGGATAAAGACTTGTACAGAGATTTGAAAACTTGATAGCACCGGGTTACCATTTGTGATTTCTTACACTTACAAAACATATTCTGAGTTTACTTTACCCGTATATGCCAATGTTCCCCAAAGTAACAGGCACCCTTACCCACGTAATGAAAGTATAGGAGTGTATTCACCAAGAAAAGCATTGTTTGTTCCAGGATCTCATCAAGAAGGGCACTctctgaagtaagccagaaggaaaaacataaatacagtatactaacacatatatatggaatttagaaagatggtaacaataacccagtgtacgagacagcaaaagagacactgatgtatagaacagtcttatggactctgtgggagagggagagggtgggaagatttgggagaatggcattgaaacatgtaaaatatcatgtaagaaacgagttgccagtccaggttcaatacacgatactggatgcttggggctagtgcactgggacgacccagagggatggtatggggagggaggagggaggagggttcaggatggggaacacatgtatacctgtggcagattcattttgatatttggcaaaactaatacaattatgtaaagtttaaaaataaaataaaattaaaaaaaaaaaagaagggcacTCTCTTTaacaatgaaaagcaaaaaggttttcaaattataatttaaaaagcaaagcagTCAGGAGATTCCATGTGTTTCTACAGTGGCTTTGggagaactctcaagagtttggTGCACATTTGAGGCTATGAATAACGTAAAGTCTGGATTCAGATTTAAGAAGGAGCTGTTAGCCACTATATCAACTCTGTTCCTGCTGTCATAGGAACAGATTGCAGTAAACTGCTCAGAAAAGCACTGGGAGCAACAGAAAGATGAGATTATTAAATGCTGCCAATCCCAgatgtgctgtaatccatggggtcacaaagagtccgatacaacttggtgactgaacaacagcaataacaatacAGCTGAGCATTCTGACCTTTTCATATCTAAATATTCTCACCAATTTCTTAAACTTTAACAATGACGGTTAACAGCCCAGTAACCTAAGTCTGATAATTTAGAGCTTCATTTGCCAGTTCTGCCTTGGATAGGGGACCATTTTGCTAGCAATTTCCATCTACATAAGAAGGATCATCTGGTGTTCAGTTGAGCCAATGTAACAGATTTCAGGACAAGAGGAATTTAAAACATTGGGCTCTGTGAAAATTGTTTAGTTCACTGGAGCATCTGATAGGAAATATTGAAACTGAATTGCAGTTATTGGGTAATTAAATCAAGAAAATTGTCATCCAGTTTACAGACTGACTAAAAGCAAGTAAGTACATTTAAAGTTCAGGATTACCTTTCTCCAGGCAAAGTTTTCAGAATAATTGGCTTGTCTTGAAATGTATGTCTTTTTCTTCAGTCATTGAAAAATTAAATGAGtataatatcaaaaaataaagaatagagtAACATATTGATTAGAGCTTTAATGACACTCTAGCCTCAGTCTTCCTAGAACCATGTGTTGGTTTTACTACTTAAGATTTGTGTGATTTGGGACAATTATATCACTTGTTACTCaatgttttcatctgtaaaatctgTCTCCTAAGATTTTTGTAGTTAATAGAGgttagtaaaaaacaaaaaagtggtACATATTAAGTACTGAATAACTATTTCATACTATTAACCTAATATCATGAACAAAAAATGATTAATTAGGCTGTTTAAATAGAACCAATCCAGACAACACTTTAAACTTTTTCTCTGCTGAGAAGTTGATATACACTCACCTTaagatatttatttgtttaccttacaatattgtaaagtaattagcctctacttaaaataaattttttaaaaagatatttatttattatccttCAAAGACTCCATCTtgatattgtttgcaaatattgaGATGGGGCTTAGAAATACACAACAACTAATCCCCAAAGGTCTACAAATCTCTCAAGATTTGGCCCTATGTGTATTAGgcaatcaatgaaaaaaaaaaatcaaaaaaaaatagaaattacatCTCAAAAAGATTTCATCACCCaataaaaaccaatacaatattgtaaagtaaataataacaataataattcatgttgatgtatggcaaaaccaatacaatattgtaaagtaattaacctccaattaaaatgaataaatttttattaaaaaaaataaagttacctgggagcttaaaaaaaaacacacaataatAATACATACATTGTCTTCTGTAATAGAATTTACAAACTGTTTCACCAAACATTGCTCTTAGCAAAAATTTTTTGTCTGAATCCACTCTAGTTGTTCTCAGACAGCCCCAAAGAGATGTGCTATCTAGGAAAGCTTTTGAATTTTTTCTACTTAGTAGTCCATCTGTTTTCTGTCATAAAATTAACAAGGGAACATAGAGTGTCAAGTATAGTTGTTTCTGGAataaatttaattcttttgtGTAGCGtatgatttcaatattttaattactttggGTCACCAGGTCAAATCTCAGCTTCCTAAGCTGTGAAATAATGCTAGATAATTTAAGTATTTCTGTAGCATAACAGTAAAAGTAAATTTCTGATGCTTCTAAACAgcatgaaagtcattcagtcatgttcgactcttgtgaCACACGgactctatacagtccatggaattctccaggctggaatactggagtgggtaaccattctcttctccagggtatcttcccaacccagggatcgaacccaggtctcccacactgcaggtggatcctttaccagctgagccaccagcgaagccctccATAtaggctactgctgctgctgctaagtcgcatcagtcgtgtctgactctgtgcaaccccatagacggcagcccacaaggctcccccatccctgggattctcctggcaagaacactggactgggttgccatttccttctccagtgcatgaaagtgaaaaatgaaagtgaagtcgctcagttgtgtccgaccctcagcgaccccatggactgcatccttccaggctcttccgtccatgggatttttcaggcaagactactgaagtggggtgccattgccttctccatccatacaggtTAGGTTGCCTTATTAATAGTTCTTTCTTATACTATCATCTTTTGGTGAGCTCTTAGTATTATTGTTAACAATTTGAGGGAGCTATCCCTCTAGTTCTTCTCCTCAAAAATGTTCACATAAATTAGAGATATCTATGTTTGAAGTTAtgttataatttatatgtaaaatcaCCACAGAATTTTTGTgaggacaaaattttaaaattttttaaaaactgatttgattttttttattgtttaaaggTTTATTCAGACTATTTTAagctatttttaattgaaagattattactttacaatattgtttcattTCTGCCATTCATTAACATGAACTAACCATAAGAGGGGACATATGCACAGACTATTTTTTGAAATGAGGTTGTGATAAGATGTCTTTTTATACAAAGTTACTGGTTGTATCTGAGCTTTcaaatttatgtaaaattattcatattctcagtattttttttaatatctgacaTTTTAAGTTTGTAACACTTCCTAATACATGATTATATAGTTGTTATTCTGGTCACCATGCTTCTCCCTGCAGTAGGAGGGCCTGATCTTTGGGATCAAGGATCACAACAGAGCacatgaatgccaaagaattgatgcttttgaactatggtgctggataagactcttgagagtcccttggactgcaagatcaagccagtcagtcctaaaggaaatcaattctgaatattcattagaaggactgatgttgaagctgaaactccaatacttaggccacctgttgcaaagagccaactcattagaaaagaccctgatgctgaaaaatcaaaggcaggaggaagagaggatgacagaagacagGATGGTTGggtagtatcactgactcaatggacatgaagtgaAGCAAGTtccaggatatggtgaaggacagggaagcctggcatgccacaatccatggggttgcaaagagttgggtatgactgagggaaggaaaaaggagaaggtaAATGTTCTTCCCAATCAGGTAATGGCTAGCAAAGGGCGAGGTGATTTCACTAATGTTCCTACTCCGTATGGAAGGAAACTCTGAAAGCAGAGACTAAGTATCCCCTTATTCTCTTTTCTTGGCGTCCAAGTAGTCCCAcaatatattttatagattaatATTCTACCAGTAAAATTGTTGAAGTTCTAATGTATCTGTTTGTTGTTTGTGCTACTTCCCACTCACACTGAatcattcctttttctgtttAAGTATTCAATTTCCCCtgagaaaatcccctgcagaCTGACAAATGAGAAATTTCCACCCAGAGAAGTTTTGCATATTTTTCAGGCACCCCAGTATTATTATCTAAGATGAAGGAGCAATTGaattcaaagaagagaaagacattAAGCAAATATACACAGTTAGATATTTGGAATATTACAGGGAAAAGTGGGTTTTGGGGGAGAGGGACTAGAAGGAGGCAATATACCACGAGAAAATGCTATAGCTTTGATAGAGGCCAAATTATGAAAGGCAGTGTTGTTAtggtatttattttgaaatagatatatgctatgctatgctaagtcacttcagttgtgtctgactctgtgcgaccacatagatggcagcccaccaggctcccccgtccctgggattctccaggcaagaacgtcTTTTGATAAGATGTCTTTTTACACAAAGTGGGCTACACaaagtggagtgggct
The genomic region above belongs to Bos taurus isolate L1 Dominette 01449 registration number 42190680 breed Hereford chromosome 29, ARS-UCD2.0, whole genome shotgun sequence and contains:
- the OR8D2 gene encoding olfactory receptor family 8 subfamily D member 2, which encodes MTTLNHSSVSEFILEGLTKCPELQLPLFLLFLGIYVVTVVGNLGMIFLIAISSQLHSPMYYFLSHLSFIDLCYSSVITPKMLVNFVLEKNVISFLECMAQLYFFLIFVIAEGYLLTAMAYDRYVAICSPLHYNIIMSHRVCSIMMGVVYSLGLFGATVHTTRMSMLSFCGSHVISHYFCDILPLLSLSCSSTRINEILLFIIGGVNTLAPTLAVLISYAFILSSILCIHSIKGRSKAFGTCSSHLMAVVIFFGSITFMYFKPTSSNTMEQEKVSSVFYTTVIPMLNPLIYSLRNKDVKNALRKVLRGK